Proteins encoded in a region of the Acidimicrobiales bacterium genome:
- the mshD gene encoding mycothiol synthase, translated as MQLEVKRRMGEADIAAVSELLHAAALADHHLPLGEHMWLDLVEGGRTGFAGFVAWEAGHGHPVGYAQLSRGRTSWAIEFVVDPHHREPGGTVGVDLVRAALDEIAREGGGHVHMWVPKPGAQHDAIAAANGMARGRELLQMRRPLPVPGSREPIETRPFEPGRDEVEWLDVNARAFSSHPEQGEWDLETLLRREREPWFDPEGFLLLERDRHLAGFCWTKIHADHDSPLGEIYVIAVDTAFQGLGLGRKLLLAGLDWLAGRGVPTGMLYVDASNESAIKLYRDVGFTVDHVDRAYVVDVAASPASGRA; from the coding sequence GTGCAGCTCGAGGTGAAGCGGCGAATGGGCGAGGCGGACATCGCGGCGGTGTCCGAGCTGCTCCACGCGGCTGCCCTCGCTGACCACCACCTTCCGCTCGGCGAGCACATGTGGCTGGATCTGGTGGAGGGGGGTCGCACGGGATTCGCCGGCTTCGTCGCGTGGGAGGCCGGCCACGGCCATCCCGTCGGCTACGCCCAGCTGAGTCGGGGCCGGACGAGCTGGGCCATCGAGTTCGTGGTGGATCCTCACCACCGCGAGCCCGGCGGCACGGTCGGGGTCGACCTGGTGCGCGCCGCCCTCGACGAGATCGCCCGCGAAGGTGGAGGGCACGTGCACATGTGGGTGCCCAAGCCCGGTGCCCAGCACGACGCCATCGCCGCCGCCAACGGCATGGCCCGCGGCCGAGAGCTGCTGCAGATGCGTCGTCCGCTGCCGGTCCCGGGCAGCCGGGAGCCCATCGAGACGAGGCCGTTCGAGCCCGGACGGGACGAGGTGGAGTGGCTGGACGTCAATGCCCGAGCGTTCTCGTCGCATCCGGAGCAGGGCGAGTGGGATCTGGAGACGTTGCTGCGGCGGGAACGGGAACCCTGGTTCGACCCAGAGGGGTTCCTCCTCCTCGAGCGGGACCGACACCTGGCCGGGTTCTGCTGGACGAAGATCCACGCCGACCACGATTCCCCGCTCGGTGAGATCTACGTGATCGCCGTGGACACCGCGTTCCAGGGACTGGGCCTCGGGCGCAAGCTCCTCCTTGCCGGCCTCGACTGGCTGGCCGGACGGGGCGTGCCGACGGGAATGCTCTACGTGGACGCCTCGAACGAGTCAGCGATCAAGCTGTATCGCGACGTCGGCTTCACCGTGGACCACGTCGACCGGGCGTACGTGGTCGACGTGGCCGCGTCTCCCGCGTCAGGCCGCGCCTGA
- the nth gene encoding endonuclease III, producing MARPRTPRGRARETATRLAEEYPGDPRELTALHHENAFQLVVATILSAQTTDEGVNAVTPALFRAYPGPEELAGADLGELEALIHRTGFFRNKARSLKGMGGALVERFGGEVPSSIEDLTSLPGVGRKTANVIRSVGLGLPGLPVDTHVGRLSRRLGLTAETDPVKAEHELSALLPPAEWGSFSLRLILHGRRVCVARRPHCVDCVLNDFCPSAELPTGWARAASGTRHKKATL from the coding sequence ATGGCCCGACCCCGCACTCCTCGCGGTCGCGCTCGCGAGACGGCGACGAGGCTGGCCGAGGAGTACCCGGGCGACCCGCGTGAGCTGACCGCCCTTCATCACGAGAACGCCTTCCAGTTGGTCGTGGCGACGATCCTCTCCGCCCAGACGACCGACGAGGGGGTGAACGCGGTGACGCCAGCGCTCTTTCGTGCCTACCCGGGTCCCGAGGAGCTGGCGGGTGCGGACCTCGGGGAGCTCGAGGCGCTCATCCATCGGACGGGGTTCTTCCGCAACAAGGCCCGCAGCCTGAAGGGGATGGGCGGGGCACTGGTCGAGCGTTTCGGCGGTGAAGTCCCGTCATCGATCGAGGACCTCACGAGCCTGCCGGGGGTGGGGCGCAAGACCGCCAACGTCATCCGCAGCGTCGGGCTGGGCCTGCCCGGCCTCCCGGTGGACACCCACGTCGGACGGCTCAGCCGGCGCCTGGGGCTCACGGCCGAGACCGACCCGGTGAAGGCCGAGCACGAGCTGTCGGCTCTGCTCCCACCGGCCGAGTGGGGATCGTTCAGCCTGCGTCTGATCCTCCACGGCCGTCGGGTCTGCGTGGCCCGCCGGCCCCACTGCGTTGACTGCGTGCTGAACGACTTCTGCCCCTCAGCGGAGCTACCGACCGGATGGGCCCGGGCCGCGTCAGGAACAAGGCACAAGAAGGCGACGTTGTGA
- the hisD gene encoding histidinol dehydrogenase, giving the protein MLTRLDLRGVTDLAGILPRPAMAKEPPTPAVQAILADVRARGDAAVREHTERLDGVVLDDLRVPASELGHALESIPTVLREALEAARSGIEDYHRHQGGSSNPLPYERQGVVVTELPRPIARAGLYVPGGRARYPSTVLMTAVPARVAGVGEVALCVPPDADGSVAEPTLAAAALAGVDEVYRVGGAQAVGAMAYGTETIGAVDVIVGPGNIYVSEAKRQVSGVVGVPSAFAGPSEVVVVADASTPVDLAAIDVVVQAEHGPDGLAWLVTWSERVAEEVTHAVARLVAASPRRTEIEATLSEGGYAVVVEGPEQAMTVANSIAPEHLELLCGEPEGLLPLVRNAGAVFTGLFAPASVGDYLAGPSHVLPTYGSARFASALRVDDFVRHVHVVSLDEGALAGVGPHVRAIAEAEGLPAHAESVRLRSAREAGPGGRPEERAGPRTWES; this is encoded by the coding sequence ATGCTCACCCGACTGGACCTGCGGGGCGTGACCGACCTCGCCGGGATCCTGCCCAGGCCGGCGATGGCCAAGGAACCTCCGACCCCCGCGGTCCAGGCAATCCTGGCTGACGTGCGGGCGAGGGGCGACGCCGCGGTGCGCGAGCACACCGAGCGCTTGGACGGCGTGGTACTCGACGACCTGCGGGTCCCGGCGAGCGAGCTCGGCCATGCCCTCGAGTCCATCCCTACGGTCCTCCGGGAGGCCCTCGAGGCGGCCCGGAGCGGCATCGAGGATTACCACCGCCACCAAGGCGGTTCGTCGAATCCCCTGCCCTACGAGCGCCAGGGCGTCGTCGTCACGGAGCTCCCCAGGCCGATCGCACGGGCAGGGCTCTATGTCCCCGGCGGCCGGGCCCGGTACCCGTCCACGGTGCTCATGACGGCGGTGCCCGCCCGGGTCGCCGGCGTGGGCGAGGTGGCCCTCTGCGTGCCTCCTGACGCCGACGGGAGCGTGGCCGAGCCGACCCTGGCGGCCGCGGCCCTGGCCGGAGTCGACGAGGTCTACCGCGTCGGGGGCGCCCAGGCCGTGGGGGCGATGGCGTACGGCACGGAGACCATCGGCGCCGTGGACGTCATCGTCGGTCCCGGGAACATCTACGTGTCCGAAGCCAAGCGCCAGGTGTCGGGGGTGGTAGGCGTACCCTCCGCCTTCGCCGGTCCTTCGGAGGTCGTGGTGGTCGCCGACGCGTCCACACCGGTCGACCTCGCCGCCATCGACGTGGTGGTGCAGGCCGAGCACGGGCCCGACGGGCTGGCCTGGCTCGTCACCTGGTCGGAGCGGGTGGCCGAGGAGGTCACCCACGCCGTGGCCCGCCTTGTGGCGGCGTCGCCCCGGCGGACCGAGATCGAGGCCACGTTGAGCGAAGGAGGTTACGCCGTGGTCGTCGAGGGTCCCGAACAGGCCATGACCGTGGCCAACAGCATCGCCCCCGAGCACCTGGAGCTCCTCTGTGGGGAGCCCGAAGGGCTCCTCCCGCTGGTACGCAATGCCGGGGCGGTGTTCACGGGTCTCTTCGCCCCGGCCAGCGTCGGGGACTACCTGGCCGGCCCCAGCCACGTGCTGCCGACCTACGGATCGGCCCGCTTCGCCAGCGCGCTGCGGGTCGACGACTTCGTCCGACACGTCCACGTGGTCTCGTTGGACGAGGGCGCACTCGCCGGCGTCGGCCCACATGTGCGTGCCATCGCCGAAGCCGAGGGACTTCCCGCGCACGCCGAGTCGGTCCGACTCAGATCGGCCCGGGAGGCCGGCCCGGGAGGCCGGCCCGAGGAGAGAGCCGGCCCGAGAACATGGGAGAGCTAG